A genomic region of Drosophila gunungcola strain Sukarami chromosome 2L unlocalized genomic scaffold, Dgunungcola_SK_2 000110F, whole genome shotgun sequence contains the following coding sequences:
- the LOC128253601 gene encoding LOW QUALITY PROTEIN: dedicator of cytokinesis protein 7 (The sequence of the model RefSeq protein was modified relative to this genomic sequence to represent the inferred CDS: inserted 1 base in 1 codon), which yields MSNAQRSFVQKVSKQSAADVRKNVSTCHLSKTIDSSLCASTVSPTEPLDYEEFLSQHMNIINHDPLKHILDFPQGDVTVKVIPRKIRTVDHITPNENLNDLPQHVQECVNCYTRPWKVVEYAQRHLSSSCYIRERIDRGTISPSAYQQEFEIDKDVSTFEETFAYKSESCTPSSRQSIASLASVSSCTDTLTPRGSWASFDLRRSVNDPLIPNLLNNVPPENIDQTNEARRQQDRQVALFSLYSESEAEESIERRLLAELPVEHMGHRIQVKCLQLRLELEVEPIFASMAIYDAKERQKMSENFYFDMNSDSLKRMLSSHVQCADISTQSHSAIFEISYPSNDLFLVIRLEKVLQGDINNSVEPYLKEDKDKYREKVKSNAADYCERLGKYRMPFAWTGIYLTNVFNGDNFESKDAGGTERESSGSGTGSLGTAPSSNSLDRKSSTSSFDQLRRKANDMSGTLTRRGSLERKEKRRSWSPDDFANVVENFRPITITVPSFFKQEADKMKDEDLYKILPELKRPSSVMKKYKCIPGSIKLEISPCLEEAKNALTPELADINPQSAXNIRPVKEILEFPQSAIYNPHYTYRNLLYVSPKELNFSSRAGSARNIAIRVQLMAGETPSDAVNAIYGKSSCPKFSTEAFTAVNYHNKCPSFYDEIKIALPASIKQHHHLFFTIYHVSCQKKPQDIQPSVETPIGYTWLPLLEDGKLKVGEFNLPVMVESPPENYSFIPPNVHLPGIKWLDNHRAVFAINVEAVTAVHTLDSYLDRFFLICEYLDTRNIPSHIGESNIETELKKCLLDIEHANREPLVRHLPLVLDKLIELLVITHKVGGQAMSLGSTVFEVLCLVSSMLSILNDDQYDQYGRQSLLSTYVQFQCKIPHPQSKQRLICSRSTTEDLQQTESYSLYDNVLTSGRSLDRKDLSMNILQSISGRDVQVRLLHEELALHWVVASGKAADLAMSNSWFLFELIVKSMIEHLHCSNTLNGPRKHRFPHQFNDDLSTLVHLVTTKVVGYHSNEPKLAQSLNASLSFFIFDILSIMDRGFVFGLVKTYTKVLISKNSSIPDLMNYKIDFLRIVCSHEHFVALNLPFGTSYTMVSAPCSPTPSTTSSNSQTSCGSLERALHADLSPEFLQQHFLVGLVLSDLAAVMEVPNTQLHGKAIRCIRNLMTSHDLDTRYSDTEARARVAALYIPLLSIVMDSIPQLHQHGLDQDRLQQIGQLEDYQGPHQTITASTINPEVAFAISGSRPYSYLNEQVKNKSPLSSETTRHLLVCFLWVLKNLERNVLYRWLLDLSPHRVHQMLQVVNICLKTFEYTGQKNVPTLKRTHTQSFRKTGSTDVKEKLEECIRGTNSARYDLINRRKDRNSTEKLRWRKDQMPYRSQYVDGVGKNEHEVEISHFIEGSLATEVSLVLLDTLEIIVHVAVNLYHNLIGTVLKVLLHALSRNQSTLALQNLFASQRALIFKFPNLLFDDETDICADLCLILLKHCGSLLPGIRSQAAASLYLLMRQNFEIGNNFARVKMQVTMSLSSLVGTSSVFSEQSLRRALKTVLVYAESDSDLQDTSFPEQVQDLLFNLHMILSDTVKMKEYQEDPEMLLDLMNRIAKGYQNNPDLRLTWLENMAKKHRERANHTEAAMCYVHAASLVSEYLSMLESQTHLPVGAVSFQRISPNTLLESAVSDDVLSPGEDGICLGNHFTETGLKALLEEASSSFQVSGMYEAMNEVYKILIPICEANRDFQKLSKVHGKLQEAFNRIAQLQGKRVFGTYFRVGFYGGKFGDLDQQEFIYKEPTLTKLPEIFSRLQNFYTERFGPDSVHIIKDSNTVDINSLDPDKAYIQITYVEPYFETYEMRHRETYFERNFNIKRFIYATPFTKNGRAHGELHEQCKRKTILTAANHFPYVKTRIMVISRQQIVLEPIEVAIEDIQKKTLELAAATNQEPADPKILQMVLQGCIGTTVNQGPMEMASVFLSNLSDGTTIPTKHQNKLRLCFREFSKRCADALKKNRSLILSDQKDYQRELERNNERFIERLTPFITLTSLQNHGVVKANAYNNKITPLKW from the exons ATGTCGAACGCGCAGCGCTCTTTCGTGCAAAAAGTTTCGAA GCAGTCGGCTGCGGATGTGCGAAAAAATGTTTCTACTTGTCATTTATCAAAGACAATCGATTCATCACTGTGCGCTTCTACG gttTCCCCGACAGAGCCGCTAGACTATGAAGAATTTCTCTCCCAACATATGAACATAATTAACCATGACCCCTTAAAACATATACTGGATTTTCCTCAAGGAGATGTAACTGTTAAAGTCATTCCCCGGAAGATCCGAACTGTTGATCACATCACTCCGAACGAAAATTT AAATGACTTGCCTCAGCACGTACAAGAATGTGTAAACTGCTATACCCGGCCATGGAAGGTGGTCGAATATGCACAGCGGCACCTCTCCAGCTCGTGCTACATCCGTGAGCGTATCGATCGCGGAACCATTAGCCCATCCGCGTATCAGCAAGAGTTCGAGATCGACAAGGATGTTTCTACGTTTGAAGAAACATTTGCATATAAGAGCGAGAGTTGCACTCCTAGTTCCAGGCAATCCATAGCAAGTTTGGCTTCAGTTAGCTCTTGCACGGACACTTTAACACCTCGTGGTTCTTGGGCTAGCTTTGATCTTCGACGCTCAGTTAATGATCCACTAATACCAAACCTGCTTAACAACGTACCGCCGGAGAACATTGATCAAACCAATGAAGCACGCCGGCAGCAGGATCGTCAAGTTGCTCTATTCTCACTGTATTCGGAATCAGAAGCCGAGGAAAGCATTGAACGCCGGCTTCTCGCAGAATTACCTGTTGAACATATGGGCCATCGCATTCAGGTCAAATGCCTTCAGCTTCGACTTGAGCTTGAAGTGGAACCAATTTTTGCATCAATGGCTATTTATGACGCCAAAGAACGACAAAAAATGTCAGAAAACTTCTACTTTGACATGAATTCAGATAGTCTCAAGCGTATGTTGTCAAGCCACGTCCAGTGCGCCGACATAAGTACTCAGAGCCACTCGGCCATATTTGAAATATCCTACCCAAGTAATGATTTGTTCCTCGTGATTCGTCTGGAGAAGGTACTTCAGGGTGATATTAACAATTCTGTCGAACCGTATCTTAAGGAAGACAAAGATAAATACCGGGAGAAGGTAAAATCCAACGCGGCGGACTATTGTGAGCGTTTGGGCAAATACCGAATGCCTTTTGCATGGACTGGAATCTACCTAACAAACGTTTTTAATGGTGATAATTTTGAAAGCAAGGACGCTGGCGGGACGGAACGCGAATCTTCTGGAAGTGGAACAGGTAGCTTGGGCACTGCTCCAAGCTCCAACAGTTTGGACCGCAAGTCCTCAACTAGCAGCTTTGATCAGCTAAGGCGCAAGGCTAACGATATGAGTGGAACCCTTACCCGGCGTGGCTCTCTAGAACGAAAGGAGAAACGTCGATCTTGGTCTCCAGATGATTTCGCAAATGTTGTTGAAAACTTTCGGCCTATCACCATAACAGTGCCAAGCTTTTTTAAACAAGAGGCGGATAAAATGAAAGACGAGGATTTGTACAAAATCCTACCAGAATTAAAACGGCCGAGCTCAGTTATGAAGAAATACAAATGCATACCAGGCTCTATTAAACTAGAAATATCCCCTTGCTTAGAGGAAGCCAAGAACGCCCTAACACCAGAGCTGGCAGATATAAACCCTCAAAGTG GAAACATTCGCCCAGTTAAGGAAATCTTAGAGTTTCCGCAATCGGCCATTTACAATCCGCACTATACATATCGCAATTTGTTATATGTATCACCAAAAGAGCTAAATTTCTCTTCGCGTGCAGGCTCTGCTCGTAACATTGCCATTCGCGTACAACTCATGGCTGGAGAAACCCCAAGCGATGCAGTGAATGCCATTTATGGCAAGTCGTCTTGTCCAAAATTTTCTACTGAGGCATTTACGGCGGTCAATTATCATAACAAGTGCCCATCATTCTATGACGAGATCAAAATAGCATTGCCTGCATCGATAAAACAGCAtcaccatttattttttaccatttaccaTGTATCATGCCAAAAGAAACCCCAAGACATACAGCCGTCCGTAGAGACTCCTATCGGCTACACATGGTTGCCCTTACTGGAAGATGGCAAACTAAAGGTTGGAGAATTTAATCTTCCTGTTATGGTAGAGTCACCACCGGAAAACTACTCATTTATACCACCGAATGTTCATCTGCCTGGAATCAAATGGCTAGACAATCATAGAGCCGTGTTTGCTATTAATGTGGAAGCAGTAACTGCAGTTCATACATTGGACTCTTACCTcgatcgtttttttttaatatgtgaaTACTTAGACACGCGAAACATACCTTCTCATATCGGCGAAAGTAATATAGAGACAGAGTTAAAGAAATGCTTGCTGGATATCGAGCATGCAAATCGTGAACCATTGGTGAGGCATTTACCATTAGTTTTAGATAAGCTTATCGAATTGTTGGTAATAACCCACAAAGTTGGCGGACAGGCAATGTCCCTGGGATCTACGGTTTTCGAAGTTCTTTGCTTGGTGTCGTCTATGTTGTCAATACTTAACGACGACCAATATGACCAATATGGACGGCAAAGTTTGCTATCAACATATGTGCAATTTCAATGTAAAATTCCACACCCACAAAGCAAGCAACGACTAATATGCAGTCGCAGCACAACGGAAGACTTGCAGCAAACCGAATCGTACAGCTTGTATGATAATGTATTGACTAGTGGTCGGAGTCTAGATCGCAaag atctGTCAATGAATATTCTTCAATCGATTTCTGGACGGGATGTCCAAGTGCGGCTGCTACACGAAGAACTGGCCCTACATTGGGTCGTTGCTAGTGGAAAAGCTGCTGACCTAGCTATGTCAAATTCCTGGTTCTTATTTGAACTTATTGTTAAATCTATGATTGAACATTTGCATTGCTCAAATACTTTAAATGGTCCCCGAAAGCATAGATTTCCCCATCAGTTCAATGATGATTTGTCCACACTAGTGCACTTAGTTACTACGAAAGTAGTAGGCTATCATAGTAACGAACCTAAATTAGCACAATCGTTAAATGCTAGCCTAAGCTTTTTTATATTCGACATACTAAGCATCATGGATCGTGGATTTGTTTTCGGCCTGGTCAAAACGTATACCAAGGTTCTGATTTCCAAAAACTCTTCCATACCGGATCTTATGAACTACAAAATAGACTTCCTAAGAATTGTTTGTAGTCATGAGCACTTTGTAGCGCTGAATTTACCGTTTGGGACTTCATACACGATGGTATCGGCACCATGCAGCCCCACGCCCAGCACTACATCAAGCAACAGTCAAACATCATGC ggATCTCTCGAACGAGCTCTTCACGCCGACCTTAGTCCGGAGTTCcttcaacaacattttttggtcGGACTTGTTCTCAGCGATTTGGCTGCAGTAATGGAGGTGCCCAATACCCAGTTACACGGAAAGGCGATACGATGCATTCGCAACCTGATGACGTCTCACGACTTGGATACTCGGTACAGCGATACGGAAGCTCGCGCAAGGGTGGCTGCATTGTATATACCGCTACTGTCTATAGTAATGGACAGCATCCCTCAGTTGCATCAGCACGGACTTGATCAGGACCGTTTGCAGCAGATCGGTCAACTTGAGGATTATCAAGGCCCCCATCAAACCATTACAGCATCCACCATAAATCCGGAAGTGGCGTTTGCCATATCAGGAAGCCGTCCTTACTCCTACTTAAACGAGCAAGTGAAAAACAAATCACCGCTAAGTTCGGAAACCACGCGCCATTTGTTAGTGTGCTTTCTTTGGGTGTTAAAGAATTTGGAGCGCAATGTTTTATATCGCTGGCTTTTGGATCTAAGTCCCCACAGAGTGCACCAAATGCTTCAAGTGGTTAATATTTGCCTGAAAACGTTTGAGTATACAGGACAAAAAAACGTCCCCACTCTTAAACGAACCCATACACAAAGTTTTAGAAAAACAGGCTCCACTGATGTAAAGGAAAAGTTGGAAGAATGTATTAGAGGAACAAACTCAGCACGATATGATCTTATTAATCGCCGAAAAGATCGCAACTCCACAGAAAAATTACGCTGGCGAAAGGACCAAATGCCCTATCGTTCACAATACGTAGACGGTGTCGGCAAGAATGAGCACGAAGTTGAAATAAGTCACTTTATTGAAGGCTCTTTGGCGACTGAAGTTTCCCTTGTGCTCCTCGACACCCTTGAAATTATTGTTCATGTTGCCGTCAACCTTTATCATAATCTCATTGGAACTGTGCTTAAAGTTCTCCTTCATGCACTATCCCGCAATCAGTCTACTCTTGCACTGCAAAACTTGTTTGCCTCCCAGCgcgctttaatttttaaattcccaAACTTATTATTCGACGACGAGACGGACATATGTGCGGATTTGTGTTTAATATTACTGAAGCATTGTGGTTCTTTATTACCAGGTATACGATCACAAGCAGCTGCATCACTTTATTTGTTAATGAGAcaaaactttgaaatcggaaat AACTTTGCCCGAGTCAAGATGCAAGTGACAATGTCTTTAAGCTCTCTAGTTGGCACAAGCTCTGTTTTCAGTGAACAATCCCTACGCCGTGCGCTTAAAACAGTGCTAGTTTATGCTGAATCAGATTCCGACCTACAGGATACATCTTTTCCTGAGCAAGTGCAAGATTTGCTATTCAATCTGCATATGATACTGTCAGATACTGTAAAGATGAAGGAGTATCAAGAGGACCCAGAAATGTTGCTTGATCTCATGAATCGTATTGCCAAAGGGTACCAAAATAACCCTGATCTACGGTTGACTTGGTTGGAAAACATGGCTAAGAAACACCGTGAGCGTGCGAATCATACGGAAGCAGCTATGTGTTACGTACACGCCGCTTCTTTGGTATCTGAATATCTAAGCATGTTGGAGTCTCAAACACACTTACCTGTTGGAGCTGTAAGTTTTCAACGCATTTCTCCCAACACACTATTGGAGTCAGCCGTGTCAGATGACGTGCTCAGTCCCGGCGAGGATGGCATCTGTTTGGGAAATCATTTTACTGAAACTGGATTAAAAGCTTTGCTCGAAGAAGCTTCAAGTTCATTTCAAGTTTCTGGCATGTATGAAGCAATGAACGAGGTGTATAAGATTTTGATTCCCATCTGCGAAGCCAATAGAGACTTTCAGAAACTAAGCAAAGTGCACGGCAAGTTGCAGGAAGCATTTAATCGAATAGCACAGTTACAG GGAAAACGAGTTTTTGGCACATACTTTCGGGTTGGATTTTATGGCGGAAAATTCGGAGACCTGGACCAAcaggaatttatttataaagagCCGACTTTGACCAAATTGCCCGAAATATTCAGTCGGCTTCAG AATTTTTATACCGAACGCTTTGGGCCGGATTCTGTGCATATCATCAAGGACTCCAATACAGTCGACATCAACAGTTTGGACCCCGATAAGGCTTACATTCAAATTACTTATGTGGAGCCTTATTTTGAAACTTATGAAATGCGTCATCGGGAAACATATTTTGAGCGGAATTTCAACATTA AACGGTTTATATATGCAACACCTTTCACGAAGAATGGTAGGGCACATGGCGAGCTACACGAACAATGTAAAAGGAAAACGATTTTGACCGCTGCGAATCACTTTCCCTACGTAAAAACCCGAATTATGGTAATAAGCCGACAGCAAATAGTGCTGGAGCCAATTGAAGTGGCAATTGAA gatattcaaaaaaaaacattggagTTGGCGGCTGCTACGAATCAGGAGCCCGCTGACCCCAAAATATTACAAATGGTGCTCCAGGGATGCATTGGAACCACCGTCAACCAAGGCCCTATGGAAATGGCTAGTGTTTTCCTTTCCAATTTGTCCGACGGAACAACCATCCCAACAAAGCACCAAAACAAACTTCGACTTTGCTTTCGCGAGTTTTCAAAACGTTGTGCTGATGCTTTGAAAAAGAATCGCAGTCTAATACTTTCAGATCAAAAAGATTACCAACGGGAATTGGAGCGCAACAACGAACGTTTCATAGAGCGATTGACTCCTTTTATTACCCTTACATCACTTCAGAATCATGGCGTTGTTAA GGCCAATGcatacaacaacaaaattactCCACTGAAATGGTAA